Proteins encoded together in one Triticum dicoccoides isolate Atlit2015 ecotype Zavitan chromosome 7B, WEW_v2.0, whole genome shotgun sequence window:
- the LOC119340272 gene encoding expansin-like A4, whose product MARLLLVLVLAVAAAVAQSLPAHVSAAPSPSWSYRCGWCPRRSTASLLPPDAGILIGAACGYCDPADLAADGGFHIATVSAGFFRSGRACGACYQLRCRDRGACAEDGVKVVVVADEAKPATDTNRTGGSQFQLTKDAFAALTASRDDGQLRRLVDAAVNVDFRRIPCAYESKNLAVRVDETSSRNRGHLALRFLYHGGQTDIVAVEVAQAAALGAAQSAAAPSPMNWQYMTRHQGSPGGWRTSRAPAGPLQLRLVVTAGSGSKWLRAEGAMLPAKWQPGAVYDTGLRVTEVAANTCGSASCSAGDDNHDDE is encoded by the coding sequence ATGGCGCGCCttctcctcgtcctcgtcctcgcggtggccgccgccgtcgcccaatCACTGCCCGCGCACGTTTCTGCGGCTCCCTCGCCATCATGGTCCTACCGCTGTGGCTGGTGCCCTCGCCGCTccaccgcctccctcctccctcccgaCGCCGGCATCCTCATCGGCGCCGCGTGCGGTTACTGTGACCCGGCGGACCTCGCTGCGGACGGTGGGTTCCACATCGCGACCGTCAGCGCTGGATTCTTCCGTAGCGGCCGGGCCTGCGGCGCCTGCTACCAGCTGAGGTGCAGGGACCGGGGCGCATGCGCGGAGGACGGCGTCaaggtcgtcgtcgtcgctgacgaggctAAGCCGGCGACGGACACGAACAGGACAGGCGGCAGCCAGTTCCAGCTCACGAAGGACGCGTTCGCAGCCTTGACCGCTTCTCGTGACGATGGTCAGCTCAGGAGGTTGGTGGACGCGGCCGTCAACGTCGACTTCAGGAGGATACCTTGCGCGTACGAGAGCAAAAACCTGGCGGTGAGGGTGGATGAGACGAGCAGCAGGAACAGGGGGCACCTCGCCCTCCGCTTCCTCTATCACGGCGGCCAGACCGACATAGTCGCGGTCGAGGTCGCACAGGCGGCGGCTCTTGGTGCCGCCCAGAGCGCTGCCGCTCCATCGCCAATGAACTGGCAGTACATGACGCGTCACCAGGGGTCACCCGGGGGGTGGCGCACGTCGCGCGCGCCGGCCGGCCCGCTGCAGCTTCGGCTCGTAGTCACCGCTGGTTCCGGCAGCAAGTGGCTGCGCGCCGAAGGGGCGATGCTCCCCGCGAAGTGGCAGCCTGGCGCGGTCTACGACACTGGCCTGCGCGTCACCGAGGTCGCTGCAAACACCTGCGGCAGCGCCTCGTGCAGCGCCGGAGACGACAACCACGACGACGAGTAG
- the LOC119341801 gene encoding expansin-like A4 has protein sequence MAALPQLLLTLLILLLASTPAARASSVTYRCGWCPRRSTASILPPGAGALTGAACGYGGQAAEMAVDGGFHIAAVSAGFFRGGQACGACYQLRCRSRSACAKDGVKIVVVGEVADTNMTGGGAGGRFLLTKDAFAAMTMPDRAAELADAAVDVDFRRIPCAYKSKNLAVKVEETSSRDRGYLALRYLYQGGQTDIAAVEVAQAVTGSSGTNNEAAPSQTTWQYMTRREASPSVWRTSRVPAGPLRLRLVVTAGSSGKWLRTDGAMLPAEWQPGAVYDTGLRITDVAANTCGGASCSSTDEGDDAEQLR, from the coding sequence ATGGCCGCGTTGCCGCAGCTGCTTCTGACCCTCTTGATCCTGCTGCTGGCCTCGACGCCGGCCGCGCGGGCCTCGTCGGTGACTTACCGCTGCGGCTGGTGCCCGCGCAGGTCCACCGCGTCCATCCTCCCTCCTGGCGCCGGCGCCCTCACCGGCGCCGCCTGCGGGTATGGTGGCCAGGCGGCGGAGATGGCCGTCGATGGGGGGTTCCACATTGCGGCCGTCAGCGCTGGTTTCTTCCGCGGCGGCCAGGCCTGCGGCGCCTGCTACCAGCTGAGGTGCAGGAGCCGGAGCGCGTGCGCGAAGGATGGCGTCAAGATCGTCGTCGTGGGCGAAGTGGCGGACACGAACATGacaggtggtggtgctggtggccgcTTCCTGCTCACCAAAGACGCCTTCGCCGCCATGACCATGCCAGACCGTGCCGCCGAGCTCGCGGACGCGGCCGTCGACGTGGACTTCAGGAGAATTCCCTGCGCGTACAAGAGCAAGAACCTGGCGGTCAAAGTGGAGGAGACGAGCAGCAGGGACCGGGGCTACCTCGCCCTCCGCTACCTCTACCAGGGCGGCCAGACCGACATCGCCGCCGTCGAGGTCGCCCAGGCGGTCACCGGTTCGagcggcaccaacaacgaggctGCGCCGTCGCAGACAACGTGGCAGTACATGACGCGGCGTGAGGCGTCCCCGTCGGTGTGGCGCACGTCGCGCGTGCCGGCCGGTCCACTGCGGCTCCGGCTCGTGGTCACCGCGGGCTCCAGCGGCAAGTGGCTGCGCACCGACGGGGCGATGCTTCCCGCGGAATGGCAGCCCGGCGCGGTCTATGACACCGGCCTGCGCATCACCGACGTTGCCGCAAACACCTGCGGCGGCGCCTCCTGCTCCTCCACGGACGAGGGCGACGACGCCGAGCAGCTCAGATGA